GTCTGCACCTGAGCTCCCGAGGCCCCGAGTTGCTGAGTTAATTGTATAGCCTTTTCTGTGGCGATCACGGCTccataaaatacttgaaaaaggtttttcaaaataaaaattaaagcagcagTTAAGCTCAGCTGTAGCCCTGAGATCGCACAGGACTCTGGTGGCACTTCCTGCCCTGGCCAGCAGCCACTGGcctggagggggagggcaggggggggcggtgggggcggcgCTGGCCCAACTGGAGCACGTGCAGGGACCGTGCTCTGTGTCCTCCAGGACCGGGGCTCCCAGGGCCGGTCCTGAGGGGCCACGTGGCCTCGTTAGGGCCTCTCATCTGCCCTTCACCCTGGCCCTCGTGTgcagccccccactcccacccctgcccccgcccagGCTGACTGTTCTGTCCCCACAGCCACCCCGCTGGGGCAGGAACCGGCCCATCAATGTGAACCATTACGCCAACAAGAAGAGCGCGGCCGAGAGCATGCTGGACATCGCGCTGCTGATGGCCAACGCCTCCCAGCTGAAGGCCGTCATAGAGCAGGGCCCAAGCTTCACCTTCTTCGTGCCCCTGGTGGTCCTCATTATCATCTCCCTTGCGCTGCAGATTGGTGTGGGCGTACTGCTCATCTTCCTTGGTGTgagcctgggctgggcctggtGGAGGGGAGGGCCTGGGATGCTCCCACCCTTGATCTGCTCCTGCTTGCATTCCCCCCGGAACGGGCTGCTCACCACCAACAGGCCTCACTCAGCCTTGCGGTCAGGGCTGGCTCCCCGATGCAGCCCTCTGAGCCCCCCCACCGGGtctctgttcttccttctgcCCAAGCTGAGAGTATAGGAACACGTGACCATCCAGTGGTCTTCAGGGACCAGATGGTCCTGCCCCCGAGGTGAGTGAGGTCAGGGCGCCCCTCactactggctgtgtgacctcgggcaggtGCTTGACCTCCCAGGCTGCAGTTCCCTCACCCGTGGAGTGCGTGTAAGGACAGGCCCTTGGGTCAGCATGAGCACTGTGGGTGCTCAGGGAGGTGCTGCCTGTGTGCACTTGGTGCCTCATGTCGGCTCTGTCCTGAGATGGCATCTGGGCTCTGGTTTGTGGGGGACACAGGGTGCCACTCCGTGGCCACTGCACAGTCCCCACCCCGCACACGGTGGCCCTGGTGCAGTGCCTGTTCCCTGTGCCCGCAGTCAGGTACGACCTCAACAATCCCGCCAAGCACGCCAAGCTGGACTTCCTTAACAACCTGGCCACCGGCCTGATTTTCATCATCGTCGTGGTCAACATCTTCATCACTGCCTTTGGTGTCCAGAAGCCGGTGATGGACGTGGCCCCCCGGCAGTAGGGGCTCAGGTGAGCCAGAAGGGCACACGCCACCTCTGTCCCCTGGCCAGCCCTGTCAGGCCCCTACTCCACCACCAGCAGACCCTTGTGCCCTGTGTCGGTCCTGTCCGGGCCTCACAGGGTGGGCACCCCTGGCCGCGTGCCCCCCCACACTCACCCCCTGTCCTTGCTCAAAGAGGTGAGCACCCACCAAGGTCACCCCACTCGGAAGCAGGAGCCATAGGGAGACTGGGTGACCCCCATTACATGTTCAACAAAGAAGCCCCTATGCTGTTTGGGGCCCAAGGGGGTGCCAGACATAGGATCCCAGGTGCCTCAAGGGCAAATGTAGAAGGTCAGCAGGCCCAGCGTGTGTCACGTGTCCTCCATCTGAGGCCCTGGTACAGGATGCACACCACAGGTGTGTATGGCCTCGGACCCCCTGGTCACTCCTGGGGCCCCGTGGACACTCCTCGGGCCCCATGGTCACACCTTGAGCCCCCTGGTCACTCCTCGGGCCTGCCCCAGGGAGAACATGGGCACTGGTAACAGTCGTCTGACCCCCAATACCCCCCTGGCAGAGTGGACAGGAGCTCCCTGAACACCTGCCTATTGGGAGCGGCCAGCAGACGAGGAGGTGGGACCCCGGGAGCAGGGCCGACACGAGTGCCTGTTCTGTGGCACTCATACCATGGCTGTCGGCCCCACCTGGGGTCCGGCTCTAAGCCTGGCTGGCGCTGGTTTATTCAAGCTGTCCCCAGTGGAACCCCCTGGATGCCAGCCTGCTCCCTTGGTCATGGCCTGGTGACCAAGACATTTATTAATTGCTTGCTGTGTGCCCCGGACACTGTCCTGAGTCTCTCGGAGCATTAGCCCAGCGAGGGTCACAGAGTCAGCCCGCCGGCCTCTGCTCTCCCTTCAAATCCTGACAGTGACCcctgaggggaaactgaggcttacccAGGTTGGAATTAGGCCCTGCTGGCTCTGGAGCTGTCATGGCCCAATGTTCGTGTCTGGAGACCCTCACCCCGTCCTCCCCTTTGTCGGCAGATGCCCCCAGATGGAACCCGGCCACAGCCACCCAGATCCCGGAGCCGCCTCGCCCTGAGGCCCACCCCCCTGTGGGAGTTGGTCCTGGAAACTTCAGGAACCCAGGCAGGCCCCACTGGGCCATATCCCAGGACAGGCTGCCCGTGGTGAGGCCACCCAGGCCAACACGGGGCCTGCTCCCCTTGAGATTGGCTCAGGACGCACAACTGGGGCAGGGTCGTGGCCACCACGGACACACAGCAGCCCAAGGATGGTGAGGCGCCCAGTCGGCCTTGGTCTCAGGATGTTtccagagggacaaggagaccccccaccctctgccagtGCAAGGACCGTCTGGGCCTCGGGGccccaccctggtgccccaggacACAGGCCTGCCAGCCTCCTGGCCACGGGCCCTGAACACACCTGCCACCAGCAGTGAGGG
This portion of the Vulpes lagopus strain Blue_001 chromosome 2, ASM1834538v1, whole genome shotgun sequence genome encodes:
- the NINJ1 gene encoding ninjurin-1 isoform X3 produces the protein MESRPEEYELNGDLRPGSPGSPEVSPPRWGRNRPINVNHYANKKSAAESMLDIALLMANASQLKAVIEQGPSFTFFVPLVVLIIISLALQIGVGVLLIFLVRYDLNNPAKHAKLDFLNNLATGLIFIIVVVNIFITAFGVQKPVMDVAPRQ